The following nucleotide sequence is from Phocoena sinus isolate mPhoSin1 chromosome 14, mPhoSin1.pri, whole genome shotgun sequence.
GCacttggaaaaaatttcaatctGAGCATGAACTTTGTTCCTTTAAGGAAATCAAACAGTGAAGGTGATATAGGtggattaattttaaaacatcatataGATTTACTTATTCCAAAAGCAGATTATGGAAAAACAGAACCAGCTGACttaaatgtatttgataaatTGTTTCTCCATACCAAGACTGAGGAAACTGATACTTGGTTAAAATACTATGAATGTGATAAGTATGATAAAGCTAGCTGTAAGAAGTCACAGATTATCATATATCACAGAACCCGTTTAGGGGAGAAGCTctatgaatgcagtgaatgtAGGAAACGCTTCAGTAAGAAATCAAGTCTCATTAAACATCAGAGCAGACACATAAGAGAAATAGCCTATGGCTGTGGTAAATGTGGCAGAACCTTTCCCCAGAAGTCACAGTTCATTACACATCACAGAAcgcacacaggagagaaaccttacagTTGTAGccagtgtgggaaagccttctcCCAGAAGTCACAGCTGACATCCCATCAGAGGAcacatacaggagagaaaccgtATGAATGTGGtgagtgtgggaaagccttctcCCGGAAGTCACACCTCATATCACACTGGAGgacacacacaggagagaagcccTATGGATGCACTGAATGTGGGAGAGCCTTTAGTGAAAAGTCAAATCTCATCAATCATCAGAGgactcacacaggagagaaaccttttGAATGCagagaatgtgggaaagccttcagcaGGAAATCACAGCTCATCACACATCACAGGACCCACACAGGAACAAAACCCTATGGATGTAGCGATTGTAGAAAAGCCTTCTTTGAGAAATCAGAGCTCATTAGACATCAGacaattcatactggagagaaaccctatgaatgcagTGAGTGTCAGAAAGCCTTCAGAGAGAGGTCCAGTCTCATTAACCATCAGAGAACACATACAGGAGAGAAGCCTCATGGGTGTGTccagtgtgggaaagccttctcCCAGAAGTCACACCTCTTATCACATCAGATGACacacactggagagaagccctttGTATGCTCtaaatgtgggaaggccttcagtAGGAAATCCCAGCTTGTCAGACATCAGAGAACTCACACAGGTGAAAAACCctatgaatgcagtgaatgtgggaaggctttcagtGAAAAATTAAgcctcactaatcatcagagaattcatacaggagagaaaccctatgtgtgcagtgagtgtgggaaagccttttgTCAGAAGTCACATCTCATTTCACATCAGAGgactcacacaggagagaaaccctatgaatgcagTGAGTGTGGGAGAGCCTTTGGCGAGAAGTCAAGTCTGGCAACTCATCAGAGAACACACACAGGAGAAAAACCTTATGAATGCAGGGATTGTGAAAAAGCCTTCTCTCAGAAGTCACAGCTCAACACTCACCAGAGAATTCACACGGGAGAGAAACCTTATGGATGCAGTCTTTGTCAGAAAGCTTTCTTTGAGAAATCAGAACTAATTAGACATCAGAGAACTCATACAGGAGAAAaaccttatgagtgcagtgaatgtaGGAAAGCCTTCAGGGAGAAGTCAAGTCTCATCAATCATCAAAGGACACATACAGGAGAGAAGCCCTTTGAGTGCAGCGACTGTGGCAAAGCCTTCTCTCGGAAGTCGCACCTCATACCACATCAGAGAacccacacaggagagaaaccctatggtTGCAGTGAATGTAGGAAGGCCTTCTCTCAGAAGTCACAGcttgttaatcatcagagaattcataccgGAGAGAAACCTTATCAATGTAgcgaatgtgggaaagccttctccCAAAAGTCACAGCTCATTAATCATCGGAGAACTCATACAGTAAAGAAGTCCTAGGAATGGCATTAACACTAGTCTTTGACAGAGATCTTAACTGCATTGTACTTCAGAGGATGCAGTTATGGTAAATCTTCCAGGTAATAGTCGCATCATGTTACGTGTCTGAGTCCCCGTTTAGGGTAAGGACTCTAAGTGAGGTTCAGCAGATTAACGTGTTTTTTATTACGTGTTAAAATGCATAGAGAAGAATGACCCTATGAAATGCAGTggattttaaaaacctttcaaaCCATACTCAAACCTTACACAGCAGAGAACTAACAGCAAAGAAGAATGCTGTGAATATCAGGAAGGCTTCCAGAGATCAGATCTCATTAGCTGTCAGAAACATTCCCACTGGGAATGAATCCTAGTCCAGTGAGTTAAGGAAAACTTTATGAACACAGCAAGTGAGGTAATATTTTCATCAAGAAATGAagctcgggggcttccctggtggcacagtggttgagagtccacctgccgatgcaggggacacgggttcgtgccccagtccaggaagatcccacatgccgcggagcggctgggcccgtgagccatggccgctgagtctgcgcgtccggagcctgtgctctgcaacgggagaggccacaacagtgagaggcccgcgtaccgcaaaaaaacccccccaaaaaacaaaacaacaataacaactcCATAGGACTGTATAAGGTTCACAAAGAGTGGACCTAAATATAAATTGCGGacattagttaattaaaaaaaaaaaaaaaaaaaaagaaatgaagctcaTTGTACACAAAAAGTTGCCCTCAGGAATGAAAATCGATGAAAATACTAAATATGGGACAATCTTCAGCAAGTAACCCCACCATATTGTATTCTGTGGGTAAACctaacaatttaaaaacattaggAATATGTGCCCCTAGAAATAATGCTATAATGGAAAGCCATGCATTCTTTATAGACATGGGTACCAAAAATACCCAATTCTAAATGATATTTAGgcagaaatgtgtttttaaaaatacgtgACTAAATTGAGTCACTGGAATATCTAAATGAGAAATTTCTCAGTGGTATGTAATTGTGGCTTATTTTCCTGTGTCACATAATGTGTTTTGTATTTAGGAATTGTGTATGGTAATGTAATTGGGAGCATGAGATGCACATGCCTTGTAGTGCCTCTGATGTCTTTTAAGACACACCACATACCACtggtttttctattttaatgttaCTATAAAAATGGTAACTCATACATGTCTTGTTGTTCAGTAAGTAGCATGGGTAGTATCACCACATTTCCTTTTACTTATGATTTGTTGGTTTATAAAAGGGTCTATTGTTGTTACTGACCTTTCTCTTTAGTAACAAAAGCCAACATTATATAAAGTCTTTTGCATCCCGAGTCTGAGAAGCAGTTTATACAAAAACCTGGTTAACAAGTATTCAAGGGCAGAACTGTAGAACAGCACAAGTGACTCGTGAGCAGAGGAGAGGAGGTGTGTGGACTCTGCGCTCACCCTAAACGGTGGGACCCTCTCCTCACAGAGTGCGGTGCCCCCGGTATTGTAAGTGCCATGTCACCCAAGTACAACTTGTATTTTAACCTACTGTGATGAAATAGCATGGATACTGTGTGCTGCTATTATGTTTTTTGTGTTCTGTAAAATATCTTGTaaaaaaattagatgcagaaaccAGTTATTTGAGAATTTTGTGGTGAGAAGTATATCTTTGACATATTCAAGGAAGCCTATTTTGCCTTCCTGCAGATTTCTGTGATTAGTGGACAAGTATTAGGAAACaggttttttattatttcatcatttgaaatatttgtgTTTCACCAGCCTTTCACCTGTTACATCATGCACACGGGAAAGTTACCATTGCTATAAGTGTGGTTCCTTTTGAAAATGCATGAAATATTCCTGAGCTTACTTAGAATTTTGTAGTAATCTCTGTAATGTTGCTTGACAAAGTCAACTGTATTTTTTGTGTGATGGTGAAATTCAGAAAAGTCCAGGATTGGCCTTGTTTCCAAACTTGTAAAAATCAGGCCGTCTCTCATGCATAAGTTGTTTTATCAGTGTGGTGTATGGTACCTTTGATTCTAGCGTATTTTTCCCTCTAATTACCAATTTTACATCATGGTTGGAAAATTGGGActtttaataaatgataataattttgTGAACCATTGTACCAGAATTTCAACAGCCAGATTATCCTTTTTTTCCacatggtaatttttaaaagtcccatTTCCCAAATTTTTATTCATACTTAAATTTATGGACTTCCTACTTTTCTCCCTAATACCTGAAGGTCATTTTACCAGGTGGGGGAATAAGTAGTTACACTGTGGTGTcttactttgtgtttttttccattttttcctttccatctatCCTGGGTCTCTTTCCTCAGCCTAGAGGTTGATTCGTTAGGTCTTGGATTGAGCTCAGGAGTCTGTTGTCTAAAAACTTTCTAATTTTGCTCACTCCTATTCTAGATTATTCTGTTAACTACTAAATACTTAAGCTTAGAACTTCCTTTACGAGTTGATGGAACTTCAGCACTAGCCTCTTGATTGAATCCCAAGAGCAAATGTGTTTTCTAAGGGTCTGTTGTTAGTCATCAGGAGGGCTGATGCTGGCAGCAGAGGTTTTGTTTATCAGAGTACCTGAGGTGGAGACTCAGATGTGTTGTGTAGAATTCACTGGGAGCTCTCTCTTCTGAAGTCACAAGAGGGCTCTGATTCTGAAGTTGGAGATTCTTAGTGTCGTGTTTTAAAATTACCTTGGTAAACCACAAAAAAATGTGTCTCCACATTTCCTGTCATTGAGTCTTACCACAAACTCCACATCAAGAGGAAAGCCACTTTTAAAGTTAGACTGGATTTACTTGCAGTTTCATGAAGCACAATAAATTACAGTGAGATTGAATACGTGAGGGGGAgcatctcctttcctttcctctttcaccaCCCAGTTCCCTCCACTGGCCTGGGGACGATCCTGCAGAGCACAGTTTCTGTTGTATCCCTTTTACTAAGTAGTGGATCTTCTGGAGGTCCCGTCCGTGAATTTTGAGACCTGTCTCAGGACTGCCTTGTGTTCAGCCTTTCTTTGTGGGCTTTGATATCTTCTGACAGTTATCTGTATGGGTCCATGTGTTCCTGATATTTTGGTTTCAAGAACAGCACTTGCAGAGCCCCGAAATAAAATGAACCTAAAGAATACCAGATTTATCTACCAGTACCTGTATTAcatagcagaatatacattcatAGACATTTGGATCCTACACTTGAGACCTCAGTCATTTGGTCATTTATTCCAGCAATATGTGCCCAGGATGTCAATTTCAGTGAGTTTGTTAGTCTACAAACATGGTACCAACAAGCTTTCAGATGTTGAGCACCTAGTCCTGGCCTACATGCTGATAAACTAACTCAACCATGACCCTTGCAGCTGTATGCATATTTTTTGCCCCTTTACTTTCATCCTTTTTTAGTCCGTTTTTCGCAATTATACGTAGTAGTTATTTTAAGATGCAATTCTGATCTTATACTCCTGTGCTGAAGTGTCGTGTGGCTAATTGTGGGCTGGAGGTGTAATATCCTGTGGTACGTGAGGACTTTACCCGTCATTTCTGAATACTTTATCTTTCCTCTTACACAGTAGTTTTTTGGCTTTCTTGAACTATTCGCAGTTCCTTGAGATTTCTACAATCTCATCGTATGCTTTTTGCAAATCTACTGCCAGTGAAATGCCCTTGTTACTTGTTAACGCCTATTCAGCATATGTGAACCTGTACATGTACTTGTCACTGGTGATATTATCATTGcatgttttatcttttccatGAGAAAGCTTCTGGAGAGCTGGGACTATCTTGTTTGTATAATTTTAGCAACTGAAGCTTTAGTACATAAATGTGGGTGGTGTCAGTGGCTGTGTTTTCTACCACGTGGGGAAGTGTAGTCTGCAATGAGAGAGAAGAGTGAAGTCACCATGGAAGCAAAGTCATGAGCACCCTGGCTGCGCCCCAGGATCTGGTTCTTGTCTTGATGTCCGGGTTCATCTCTGCCCTTTTTCCTGCCTTGGTTGTCGGATTGTTCTGTGAGATATCCCAAACATCCTTCTAATAAATCCCCATGTTTTCTTCAGCTGGTTCAAGTTGTGTTTGTTACAACCCAACTAACAGCGAGGTCAGGCCGTGTTGTAAGTTGGGGCTTCTGGAAGCAGATACTGAGATGAAGTTTGGGGTGCAAGATGTTTATTGAGGATCAACATGAAGTGAtgggagaataaaaaggaaaggattCGTCAGAGAAAGAAGTGACACTGCACTGCAGGTTGTGGAGACCTTGGCCAGGCCAGCGGGGGCGCTGAAGCAAGCATCGCTTGTAAGAGCATCTCACATTTGGCCAGGATGCTCAGGCCCTTACAGCCCTGAGTGGTCAGTCAGCAGAGGCAGGCTGCCCTGGGAAGGGAGTGACCTCAGGTGAAGCGGCTCTTTCCCCCCTGGGGCCAACTCTGGATGCACTGGCGAGGGGGGAGGCGTCCCTGCCGCTGGGCAGAAGGTCGTTCCCTGAAGAGGGACCTGGGTGGTGTATCTCCATGACCGCACAGAGCATCCCTTCCCAGTGCTGGGCGTGTCTAAAGAGAGACGAACAAAAGGGAGATCAGGACAAACTACAGCTCTCCTGTTGCAGTTGTTTCCTCTCATCTGTTACCCATTCCAGATTCTCACACGGCTACAACCCATGCTGGCGTCAGCATGAGCCAGGTCCTCGAGAATCTGAGGGGCATCTGAGGCCTGGTCACCGTGCCCTTCTCAGATCCCAGCTGCTGAGTTTCTCCAGGTACCGTCACAAGTGGGCAAGGAAGCCCCAAGAAGCCCTTCGGTGGGTCACCCGAGTCCACTCAGACTCCTCTTGGCCCAGCTGTAGCAGCAGCCAGTTCTCCCCATGGTGTGTCAGACACCCCTGCAGAGACCACGGCTTCACTCACCTGATGGCCCCTGGGTACAGGCACACAGTCCCCAGGTTGGTCATGGGCTTCTTATAATTAAGTGGAAGATGCTCTGTCCCTGTGAAAAGTGTGTCCCTTTTGGGGTTCAAGACCTCTAACTGCAGAGCCCGGAGTGGACAGTACTGGAAGCACAAAGGCCCCTGGAGGGTCGTTGGTAGCGGTGGTAGGTGAGGCCTACCCTCACTTCAGCACCCAGACCCATGGGTTCTT
It contains:
- the ZNF84 gene encoding zinc finger protein 84 isoform X1, whose protein sequence is MNPCPLHRQADSQPLRHQGSPCSFIIKDTSWDQPNEETHRGSFSFEDLSVDFTQKEWQLLAPCQKDLYKDVMLENYSSLVSLGYEVMKPGVILKLEHGEEPWTGDGEIPGSDSSEQVLQVNGHITWHKDNQEKLKNMKQDQQCDALGKNFNLSMNFVPLRKSNSEGDIGGLILKHHIDLLIPKADYGKTEPADLNVFDKLFLHTKTEETDTWLKYYECDKYDKASCKKSQIIIYHRTRLGEKLYECSECRKRFSKKSSLIKHQSRHIREIAYGCGKCGRTFPQKSQFITHHRTHTGEKPYSCSQCGKAFSQKSQLTSHQRTHTGEKPYECGECGKAFSRKSHLISHWRTHTGEKPYGCTECGRAFSEKSNLINHQRTHTGEKPFECRECGKAFSRKSQLITHHRTHTGTKPYGCSDCRKAFFEKSELIRHQTIHTGEKPYECSECQKAFRERSSLINHQRTHTGEKPHGCVQCGKAFSQKSHLLSHQMTHTGEKPFVCSKCGKAFSRKSQLVRHQRTHTGEKPYECSECGKAFSEKLSLTNHQRIHTGEKPYVCSECGKAFCQKSHLISHQRTHTGEKPYECSECGRAFGEKSSLATHQRTHTGEKPYECRDCEKAFSQKSQLNTHQRIHTGEKPYGCSLCQKAFFEKSELIRHQRTHTGEKPYECSECRKAFREKSSLINHQRTHTGEKPFECSDCGKAFSRKSHLIPHQRTHTGEKPYGCSECRKAFSQKSQLVNHQRIHTGEKPYQCSECGKAFSQKSQLINHRRTHTVKKS
- the ZNF84 gene encoding zinc finger protein 84 isoform X2 codes for the protein MTMLQGSFSFEDLSVDFTQKEWQLLAPCQKDLYKDVMLENYSSLVSLGYEVMKPGVILKLEHGEEPWTGDGEIPGSDSSEQVLQVNGHITWHKDNQEKLKNMKQDQQCDALGKNFNLSMNFVPLRKSNSEGDIGGLILKHHIDLLIPKADYGKTEPADLNVFDKLFLHTKTEETDTWLKYYECDKYDKASCKKSQIIIYHRTRLGEKLYECSECRKRFSKKSSLIKHQSRHIREIAYGCGKCGRTFPQKSQFITHHRTHTGEKPYSCSQCGKAFSQKSQLTSHQRTHTGEKPYECGECGKAFSRKSHLISHWRTHTGEKPYGCTECGRAFSEKSNLINHQRTHTGEKPFECRECGKAFSRKSQLITHHRTHTGTKPYGCSDCRKAFFEKSELIRHQTIHTGEKPYECSECQKAFRERSSLINHQRTHTGEKPHGCVQCGKAFSQKSHLLSHQMTHTGEKPFVCSKCGKAFSRKSQLVRHQRTHTGEKPYECSECGKAFSEKLSLTNHQRIHTGEKPYVCSECGKAFCQKSHLISHQRTHTGEKPYECSECGRAFGEKSSLATHQRTHTGEKPYECRDCEKAFSQKSQLNTHQRIHTGEKPYGCSLCQKAFFEKSELIRHQRTHTGEKPYECSECRKAFREKSSLINHQRTHTGEKPFECSDCGKAFSRKSHLIPHQRTHTGEKPYGCSECRKAFSQKSQLVNHQRIHTGEKPYQCSECGKAFSQKSQLINHRRTHTVKKS